A genomic segment from Antedon mediterranea chromosome 6, ecAntMedi1.1, whole genome shotgun sequence encodes:
- the LOC140052100 gene encoding uncharacterized protein isoform X2 gives MANLHRVRDALVAAYISDVLDEEEFIMLYSMNSPSNPDFQYKSDEYQFNLDKFNDDECNSYFRFQKNDIYRLKHALGVPPTVILENKSKIDGLEALCITLQRYAYPCRYGDLIKDYGRSVPQLYLAFKWMTNYIFDIHRHRISSLDQPWLSPQHLQEFAEATHTKGAALRNCWGFVDGTVRPICRPNQHQQVMYNGHKRIHAMKFQSVTAPNGLIAHLYGPVEGRRHDAFLLRESGLLTELEARSHDPQGNVLCVYGDPAYPLRPQLQAPFPTVRITPEQVAFNVAMSKVRISVEWLFGDIVNIFKFTDYKKSQKVQLSACGKMYIVSGILTNAHTCVYKNNTSAYFELEPPSLEEYFQ, from the exons ATGGCGAACCTACATAGGGTACGAGATGCTCTTGTTGCTGCCTATATATCAGATGTTCTGGACGAGGAAGAATTCATTATGTTGTATAGTATGAATTCCCCAAGTAATCCTGATTTTCAGTATAAAAGTGATGAATATCAATTCAACTTGGATAAATTCAACGATGATGAATGCAACAGCTATTTCAG ATTCCAGAAAAATGATATCTACCGGCTGAAACATGCTTTGGGGGTGCCACCAACTGTAATTCTGGAGAATAAGTCGAAAATTGATGGACTTGAGGCTTTGTGCATCACACTCCAAAGGTATGCATATCCTTGTAGATATGGAGATCTTATCAAGGACTATGGACGTTCAGTACCACAGCTTTACTTGGCGTTTAAGTGGATGACCAACTACATCTTCGACATCCATAGACATCGGATCTCATCCTTAGATCAGCCATGGTTATCCCCACAACATTTACAGGAATTTGCTGAGGCAACACACACAAAGGGTGCTGCTTTGAGGAACTGTTGGGGGTTCGTTGATGGAACCGTAAGGCCAATATGCCGACCAAATCAGCATCAACAAGTTATGTATAATGGTCACAAAAGAATCCATGCCATGAAATTCCAGTCAGTGACAGCTCCCAATGGCCTCATAGCTCACCTATATGGACCTGTGGAAGGGAGGAGACATGATGCATTTCTCCTTCGTGAATCGGGTCTGTTGACAGAGCTTGAGGCCAGATCACATGATCCACAGGGAAATGTATTGTGCGTGTATGGTGATCCTGCGTACCCATTGCGCCCACAATTGCAAGCACCTTTCCCGACGGTACGGATAACACCAGAACAAGTGGCCTTCAACGTGGCAATGTCCAAAGTCAGAATTAGCGTTGAATGGCTATTTGGTgacattgtaaatatatttaaatttacagaCTATAAGAAGTCTCAGAAAGTGCAATTGAGTGCATGTGGCAAAATGTACATTGTTTCTGGAATACTTACAAATGCACATACATGTGTGTATAAGAACAATACATCTGCCTATTTTGAACTTGAACCGCCATCGCTGGAAGAATATTTTCaatga
- the LOC140052100 gene encoding uncharacterized protein isoform X1, with protein MQQLFQKNDIYRLKHALGVPPTVILENKSKIDGLEALCITLQRYAYPCRYGDLIKDYGRSVPQLYLAFKWMTNYIFDIHRHRISSLDQPWLSPQHLQEFAEATHTKGAALRNCWGFVDGTVRPICRPNQHQQVMYNGHKRIHAMKFQSVTAPNGLIAHLYGPVEGRRHDAFLLRESGLLTELEARSHDPQGNVLCVYGDPAYPLRPQLQAPFPTVRITPEQVAFNVAMSKVRISVEWLFGDIVNIFKFTDYKKSQKVQLSACGKMYIVSGILTNAHTCVYKNNTSAYFELEPPSLEEYFQ; from the exons ATGCAACAGCTATTTCAG AAAAATGATATCTACCGGCTGAAACATGCTTTGGGGGTGCCACCAACTGTAATTCTGGAGAATAAGTCGAAAATTGATGGACTTGAGGCTTTGTGCATCACACTCCAAAGGTATGCATATCCTTGTAGATATGGAGATCTTATCAAGGACTATGGACGTTCAGTACCACAGCTTTACTTGGCGTTTAAGTGGATGACCAACTACATCTTCGACATCCATAGACATCGGATCTCATCCTTAGATCAGCCATGGTTATCCCCACAACATTTACAGGAATTTGCTGAGGCAACACACACAAAGGGTGCTGCTTTGAGGAACTGTTGGGGGTTCGTTGATGGAACCGTAAGGCCAATATGCCGACCAAATCAGCATCAACAAGTTATGTATAATGGTCACAAAAGAATCCATGCCATGAAATTCCAGTCAGTGACAGCTCCCAATGGCCTCATAGCTCACCTATATGGACCTGTGGAAGGGAGGAGACATGATGCATTTCTCCTTCGTGAATCGGGTCTGTTGACAGAGCTTGAGGCCAGATCACATGATCCACAGGGAAATGTATTGTGCGTGTATGGTGATCCTGCGTACCCATTGCGCCCACAATTGCAAGCACCTTTCCCGACGGTACGGATAACACCAGAACAAGTGGCCTTCAACGTGGCAATGTCCAAAGTCAGAATTAGCGTTGAATGGCTATTTGGTgacattgtaaatatatttaaatttacagaCTATAAGAAGTCTCAGAAAGTGCAATTGAGTGCATGTGGCAAAATGTACATTGTTTCTGGAATACTTACAAATGCACATACATGTGTGTATAAGAACAATACATCTGCCTATTTTGAACTTGAACCGCCATCGCTGGAAGAATATTTTCaatga
- the LOC140052101 gene encoding uncharacterized protein isoform X2, with protein sequence MIWDNQKDQILIGEVILARPFQSKKGTTERGKAWQAVADAMKAREYKVDRRAVRDRISNLMDKVKGKNNKEKAASGIAVEETDEEKQIRESIEEFIQEEEDIEMLPKERGDEEKKKADGAEMRKRACETFGETRKRLDVESNTPKRRNSGNDTIGIIKKKMEIDQQLRREEMERKKEEEERRRAEERGRERRFEAFQQQQLQQQQQMQQQILQQQQLLQHQNQQTQTLMMAFLKSMEKKN encoded by the exons atGATCTGGGACAACCAAAAGGATCAAATCCTAATAGGAGAAGTAATCTTGGCTAGACCTTTCCAGTCCAAGAAGGGCACAACTGAGCGGGGAAAGGCATGGCAGGCTGTTGCTGATGCAATGAAGGCCCGTGAATACAAAGTTGACAGGCGGGCAGTGCGAGATCGCATATCTAATTTGATGGATAAGGTGAAAGGaaaaaataacaaagaaaagGCAGCCAGTGGAATTGCAGTGGAGGAGACAGATGAGGAAAAGCAAATAAGGGAAAGTATTGAAGAATTCATCCAAGAAGAGGAGGATATAGAAATGTTACCAAAGGAAAGAGGAGATGAAGAGAAGAAAAAGGCTGATGGTGCAGAAATGAGAAAACGTGCATGTGAAACATTTGGAGAAACGCGGAAAAG gctTGATGTTGAAAGTAACACACCAAAAAGAAGGAATAGTGGGAATGACACAATCggtatcattaaaaaaaaaatggagatagatcagcaactTCGAAGGGAGGAGATGGAGAGAAAAAAAGAGGAAGAAGAACGAAGGAGGGCAGAAGAAAGAGGAAGGGAAAGACGATTTGAGGCCTTCCAACAGCAACAactgcaacaacaacaacaaatgcaGCAGCAAATACTTCAACAACAGCAACTCTTGCAACATCAAAACCAGCAAACGCAAACACTGATGATGGCATTTCTTAAGTCCATGGAAAAGAAAAACTAG
- the LOC140052101 gene encoding uncharacterized protein isoform X1: MRRNLRLAVALNFRTVVRRNSVLSETNIQLCILIRRTRWKQYRQSMIWDNQKDQILIGEVILARPFQSKKGTTERGKAWQAVADAMKAREYKVDRRAVRDRISNLMDKVKGKNNKEKAASGIAVEETDEEKQIRESIEEFIQEEEDIEMLPKERGDEEKKKADGAEMRKRACETFGETRKRLDVESNTPKRRNSGNDTIGIIKKKMEIDQQLRREEMERKKEEEERRRAEERGRERRFEAFQQQQLQQQQQMQQQILQQQQLLQHQNQQTQTLMMAFLKSMEKKN; this comes from the exons ATGCGCAGAAATTTAAGACTCGCCGTAGCGCTAAATTTCAGAACGGTAGTGAGAAGAAATAGCGTCCTGTCTGAAACGAACATTCAGCTGTGTATTTTAATACGAAGGACACGATGGAAGCAGTATCGTCAAAG catGATCTGGGACAACCAAAAGGATCAAATCCTAATAGGAGAAGTAATCTTGGCTAGACCTTTCCAGTCCAAGAAGGGCACAACTGAGCGGGGAAAGGCATGGCAGGCTGTTGCTGATGCAATGAAGGCCCGTGAATACAAAGTTGACAGGCGGGCAGTGCGAGATCGCATATCTAATTTGATGGATAAGGTGAAAGGaaaaaataacaaagaaaagGCAGCCAGTGGAATTGCAGTGGAGGAGACAGATGAGGAAAAGCAAATAAGGGAAAGTATTGAAGAATTCATCCAAGAAGAGGAGGATATAGAAATGTTACCAAAGGAAAGAGGAGATGAAGAGAAGAAAAAGGCTGATGGTGCAGAAATGAGAAAACGTGCATGTGAAACATTTGGAGAAACGCGGAAAAG gctTGATGTTGAAAGTAACACACCAAAAAGAAGGAATAGTGGGAATGACACAATCggtatcattaaaaaaaaaatggagatagatcagcaactTCGAAGGGAGGAGATGGAGAGAAAAAAAGAGGAAGAAGAACGAAGGAGGGCAGAAGAAAGAGGAAGGGAAAGACGATTTGAGGCCTTCCAACAGCAACAactgcaacaacaacaacaaatgcaGCAGCAAATACTTCAACAACAGCAACTCTTGCAACATCAAAACCAGCAAACGCAAACACTGATGATGGCATTTCTTAAGTCCATGGAAAAGAAAAACTAG
- the LOC140052176 gene encoding alcohol dehydrogenase class-3 chain L-like translates to MESTVGKTISCKAAISWDATKPMTIETIEVAPPKAGEVRMKVSATGICRSDEFYRSGQEDRHPYPCILGHEGSGIVESVGDGVTSVAPGDHVISVFIPHCRKCKMCQNSKSNMCTENSSSRLIGLMPDGTSRFTCKGQTVHHTLSCSMFSEYTVICEINVAKIDKEAPLDKVCLLGCGVSTGYGAPLNNAKVEEGSTCAIWGIGAVGLAVIMGCKVAKASRIIAVDINPAKEKIAREFGATDFVNPKSLDTSTVQHLVAITDGGLDYTFECIGNVQTMREALESCHKGWGLSTVLGISNPKDDIKIMPFQLVTGRTWQGSLFGGWKGRDSVPGLVKEYMSGAIKLDEFISHKLSLDRINEGFDLMLSGKSVRSVIIM, encoded by the exons ATGGAATCTACTGTCGGAAAG ACGATTTCTTGCAAAGCAGCTATCAGCTGGGATGCTACCAAACCTATGACAATTGAGACGATAGAGGTTGCGCCACCAAAAGCTGGTGAGGTGAGAATGAAG GTGAGTGCGACTGGAATATGTCGTTCGGACGAATTTTACAGAAGCGGACAAGAGGACAGACATCCATACCCTTGTATTTTGGGCCATGAAGGTTCAGGGATAGTAGAAAGTGTAGGGGATGGAGTGACAAGTGTTGCACCTGGTGATCACGTCATCTCAGTTTTTATCCCTCACTGCCGCAAATGTAAGATGTGTCAAAATTCAAAGTCAAACATGTGCACTGAAAACAG TTCCAGTCGGCTAATAGGGTTGATGCCTGATGGTACGTCTCGTTTCACTTGTAAGGGACAAACTGTCCATCACACATTAAGTTGCTCGATGTTCAGTGAATATACTGTCATTTGTGAAATAAATGTTGCTAAG ATTGATAAAGAGGCACCACTGGATAAGGTATGCCTTCTTGGATGTGGTGTTTCAACTGGATACGGTGCACCACTGAATAATGCCAAG GTAGAAGAGGGATCGACATGTGCTATATGGGGTATTGGCGCTGTTGGCTTAGCTGTCATAATGGGCTGCAAAGTAGCTAAAGCATCAAGAATTATTGCCGTTGATATTAATCCAGCGAAAGAGAAAATAG CTCGTGAATTTGGAGCTACAGATTTTGTAAATCCAAAATCCTTAGATACGAGTACAGTTCAGCATTTGGTAGCAATTACTGACGGTGGCCTAGACTATACATTTGAATGTATTGGTAATGTTCAAACTATG AGAGAAGCACTGGAGTCATGTCATAAAGGTTGGGGCTTGTCAACCGTGTTAGGAATATCGAATCCCAAAGACGATATCAAGATTATGCCATTCCAACTGGTTACTGGTCGAACTTGGCAGGGGTCACTGTTTGGag GTTGGAAGGGCCGTGATAGTGTTCCTGGACTGGTGAAAGAATACATGTCTGGTGCCATTAAGTtagatgaatttatttcacataAACTAAGTTTGGACCGCATCAACGAGGGATTTGATCTTATGCTTTCAGGAAAAAG tgtTCGGAGCGTAATTATCATGTAA